The proteins below come from a single Salinilacihabitans rarus genomic window:
- a CDS encoding molybdopterin-dependent oxidoreductase, whose protein sequence is MSGRDRTEVSRRSVLLSAGAAAGVLGLGGASSLRSLDGVDRAGTVTDLFDETQVLNTACAPNCRGKCPLNVHVRDGQIKFVEPQMTDDERYRRGCLLGQSHVQRVYSPKRLKYPMVRSDWSPGEPNPEGRGSDAEFEQVSWDEAIGYVADGMERAREEYGPESVFFHTGSGDNGRGTTLFGRLAAMFGGTQQAWSIDSNVGVGFNRITGHGFFLPPTNESEDWVNANTIIVWGSDLFASQFQSDASKVLDAIERGAKLVVVDPVYTTTAAKADLWLPIKPGKDTHLALAMIHEVLAAETYDAEFLRERTTAGALVRDDTGEMLRMRDVGGGADDDRVVGIHAETGDPVPLEPDTYANVELLGEYEVDGVAATTSLSLLEDHVEEYSPEAVAEVADLHPEDIRTAIRWLATRGPGGIAPSYAIGRYKYGHVFGQTYAILLALTGDYGKSGTIQSHHPSGTSLHSGDYGSPEGAAGTQTLFMHEVPDALEHGDPFPIKAIYGMESNMLVNQFPDRKRWIELLENVDTFVMADFHRTPTVQHADIILPAAHWFEREDITDAWGSHPHISYRTKAHEPLWEARDDYYIIADLAEALGYDDLFLGDKHAELEKIAANDDRFDFDELREKGNIRVSDNVIKYTEPFPTDTGRIEIYDEDQPVEEDGTVLDLPRPIEDRTADDHELADEYPLLFMQKHSKWRIHSQWADSAMTRKFSPEPTLDVHPSDAAERGIEDGDYVRVYNDRGEVVVKATYNEGMRPGLINVDQGWWTEDYVHGNLQDLTHMEVNDLAPTFAFYDVRAEVEPAPDVDASQYEDPEPADWVDGVPTGGDD, encoded by the coding sequence ATGAGCGGCCGGGACCGCACCGAGGTCAGCAGACGGTCGGTGTTGCTCTCCGCGGGCGCCGCCGCCGGCGTACTGGGACTCGGCGGGGCGTCCTCGCTTCGGTCGCTCGACGGGGTAGACCGGGCCGGGACGGTTACCGATCTCTTCGACGAGACGCAGGTGCTCAACACGGCGTGTGCCCCGAACTGCCGGGGGAAGTGTCCGCTCAACGTCCACGTCAGGGACGGCCAGATCAAGTTCGTCGAACCGCAGATGACCGACGACGAGCGGTACCGTCGGGGCTGCCTGCTGGGCCAATCGCACGTCCAGCGCGTCTACAGCCCGAAGCGGCTGAAGTACCCGATGGTACGGAGCGACTGGTCTCCGGGCGAGCCCAACCCGGAGGGGCGCGGCTCCGACGCCGAGTTCGAGCAGGTCTCGTGGGACGAGGCGATCGGGTACGTCGCGGACGGGATGGAACGGGCCCGGGAGGAGTACGGTCCGGAGAGCGTCTTCTTCCACACCGGCTCCGGCGACAACGGGAGGGGGACGACGCTGTTCGGACGGCTCGCGGCGATGTTCGGCGGCACCCAGCAGGCCTGGTCGATCGACTCGAACGTCGGCGTCGGGTTCAACCGCATCACCGGCCACGGCTTCTTCCTCCCGCCGACAAACGAGTCCGAGGACTGGGTCAACGCGAACACGATCATCGTCTGGGGCTCGGACCTGTTCGCGAGCCAGTTCCAGAGCGACGCGTCGAAGGTCCTCGACGCGATAGAGCGCGGCGCCAAACTGGTCGTCGTCGACCCCGTCTACACGACGACGGCGGCGAAGGCCGACCTCTGGCTGCCGATCAAGCCGGGGAAGGACACGCACCTCGCGCTCGCGATGATCCACGAGGTGCTCGCCGCGGAGACCTACGACGCGGAGTTCCTCCGCGAGCGGACGACCGCCGGCGCGCTCGTCCGGGACGACACCGGCGAGATGCTCCGGATGCGCGACGTGGGCGGCGGCGCCGACGACGACCGCGTCGTCGGAATCCACGCCGAGACCGGCGACCCGGTCCCGCTGGAACCCGACACGTACGCGAACGTCGAACTCCTCGGCGAGTACGAGGTCGACGGCGTCGCCGCGACGACGTCGCTGTCGCTCCTCGAGGACCACGTCGAGGAGTACTCGCCGGAGGCGGTCGCGGAGGTCGCCGACCTCCACCCGGAAGACATCCGGACGGCGATTCGCTGGCTGGCGACGCGCGGTCCCGGCGGTATCGCCCCGAGTTACGCGATCGGACGCTACAAGTACGGTCACGTGTTCGGACAGACCTACGCCATCCTGCTCGCGCTGACGGGCGACTACGGCAAGTCGGGGACGATCCAGTCTCACCACCCATCCGGGACGTCGCTCCACAGCGGCGACTACGGCAGTCCGGAGGGTGCAGCGGGGACCCAGACGCTGTTCATGCACGAGGTGCCCGACGCGCTAGAGCACGGCGACCCCTTCCCGATCAAAGCGATCTACGGGATGGAGTCGAACATGCTCGTCAACCAGTTCCCGGACCGCAAGCGCTGGATCGAACTCCTCGAGAACGTCGACACGTTCGTAATGGCGGACTTCCACCGCACGCCGACGGTCCAGCACGCCGACATCATCCTGCCTGCGGCCCACTGGTTCGAGCGCGAGGACATCACCGACGCGTGGGGCTCGCACCCGCACATCTCCTACCGGACGAAGGCCCACGAACCGCTCTGGGAGGCGCGGGACGACTACTACATCATCGCCGACCTCGCCGAGGCGCTCGGCTACGATGACCTGTTCCTCGGCGACAAGCACGCCGAACTGGAGAAAATCGCCGCGAATGACGACCGGTTCGACTTCGACGAACTGCGCGAGAAGGGGAACATCCGCGTCAGCGACAACGTGATCAAGTACACCGAGCCGTTCCCGACCGACACCGGCCGGATCGAGATCTACGACGAGGACCAGCCCGTCGAGGAGGACGGGACGGTCCTCGACCTCCCGCGGCCGATCGAGGACCGGACGGCCGACGACCACGAACTCGCCGACGAGTACCCCCTGCTGTTCATGCAGAAGCACTCGAAGTGGCGCATCCACTCGCAGTGGGCGGACAGCGCCATGACCCGGAAGTTCAGTCCGGAGCCGACGCTCGACGTCCACCCGTCGGACGCGGCCGAGCGGGGCATCGAGGACGGCGACTACGTCCGCGTCTACAACGACCGCGGCGAGGTGGTCGTGAAGGCGACGTACAACGAGGGAATGCGCCCCGGGCTGATCAACGTCGATCAGGGGTGGTGGACGGAAGACTACGTCCACGGGAACCTGCAGGACCTCACCCACATGGAGGTCAACGACCTCGCGCCGACGTTCGCTTTCTACGACGTCCGGGCGGAGGTCGAACCCGCGCCCGACGTGGACGCGAGCCAGTACGAAGACCCCGAGCCGGCCGACTGGGTCGACGGGGTCCCCACCGGAGGTGACGACTGA